The sequence ACCGGCAATGGCCGAGATGTTCAGACAGGCGCCTACGCCGATGCGGCCGAGGCCGTTTCGCGGCACACTATCGCCCCCATGACCCGCAAGATCATCCACTGCGATTGCGACTGCTTTTACGCCGCGATCGAGATGCGCGACGACCCGACCCTGGTGGGCCGGCCGGTCGCCGTGGGCGGTCGGGCCGAGACGCGCGGCGTGATCGCCACCTGCAACTACGAGGCGCGCGCCTTCGGCGTGCGCTCGGCGATGCCCACCGGGCGCGCGCTGCGCCTGTGCCCCGAGCTGGTGGTGCTGCCGCCGGACTTCGAACGCTACCGCGCCGCCTCGCGCCAGATCCTGGCCATCTACCGCGACTACACCGACAAGGTCGAGCCGCTGTCGCTCGATGAGGCCTACCTCGACGTGACCGGGGTGGACCGCTGCCGCGGCAGCGCCACGCTGATGGCCGAGGAGATCCGCGCGCGCATCTTTGCCGAGGTGGGCATCACCGCCTCGGCCGGCATCGCGCCCAACAAATTTCTCGCCAAGATCGCCAGCGACTGGCGCAAGCCCAACGGCCAGTTCGTGATCCGTCCGGAAGAGGTGGACGCCTTCGTGGTCGATCTTCCGGTCAAGAAGCTGTTCGGCGTCGGGCAGGTGACGGCGGCGCGGATGGAGCGCCTCGGCGTGAATACCTGCGGGCAGTTGCGCGAGTGGTCGCTGGCCGACCTGATCGCCAAGTTCGGCTCCTTCGGGCGCAGCCTGCACCGCCTGTGCCGCGGCATCGACGAGCGCGCCGTGTCGCCCGACCGGCCGCGCAAATCGCTGTCGGTCGAGACCACCTATGTCACCGATCTGCCCGACCTGGCCGCTTGCGTGAGCGCGGTCGAAGCGCTGCTGGAGGACTTCCACCGCCGCTTCGGCCGCCTGACCCCGGCACCGCCGGTGCACAAGGCCTTCGTCAAGATCCGCTTCAACGACTTCACCCGTACCACAGCCGAATGCTTGGCCACCTCGCCCGCGGCGGTCGACTGGCCGGCGCTGCTCGCCACCGCCCACGCCCGCCGCGACCGGCCGGTGCGCCTGCTCGGCGTGGGCGTGCGCTTCGTCGAGGAAGACACCGAGTCGGCGCGCGGCGCGCAGGCCGGCTTGTTCGACTGAGGCGTGTGCTCAGGGCGTAGTGGCGAGCAAGGCGCGTCCTCGGTGACACGCCGAGCGTCGGTGCCGAGGTTTATGTGCCGTCCGTGCAAGTCGCATGACTTCAACTGCGAGACGGCTACATCCGACAGTGACGTGGCGTGGTTGTTCGCTAAACTAGTGTCACGAAGGCCGGCGCATGACCGGCCGCGGTTTGCCGGGCGTCGTCCGCTGTACGCCGGCGTCGCAGACCACAGAGAGACAAGGAGACCGCATGTCGCGGGCGATCAAGATCTTCCAGGGGCGGTTCGGGCGGGTAGCGCTGCTCGACATGGACAAACCCCTGGTCCCGCATGCGCACCACCATTGCCATGCGCTGATCAAGGTCAGTGGGCCGGATACCTATTTCACCGTGCGCGGTGAGCGTCAGCCCCTGACCGAAGACACCGTGGTGCTCGTCAACGCCTGGGAGTCGCACGCCTATGCCTGCCACAGCCCCGAGGTGGGGCACACGGTGTTGCTGGCGCTCTACATCGAGCCGGGCTGGCTGGCGGAGATTCAGCGCCAGCTCACGGTGAGTGCGCACCCCCATTTCTTTCCGCGTCCCTGCGTGGCCATCTCGCCCGCGGCGCGGCGCATGACCGACGCGCTGGCGGGCGAGATGCTGGTGGCCGACAGCATCGCGCCCCAGCGGCTCGAATCCCAGCTGTTCGACCTGATGATCACCGTCATCGACCGCAATTCCGAGTGGCGTAACTTCACCGAGCTGGCCCGTTCCACGCAGCGCCAGACCACGGACCCCCGCATCCGTCGGGCCATGGCAATGATGCGCGACAACGTGGGGCAGGGCCTGGACATGAATCAGGTCGCCGGCGAATGCGGCCTGTCGCGGGCGCATTTCTTCACCCTGTTCCGGCGCAGCACCAACCTCACCCCGACGGTGTACGCCAACGTGCTGCGCATGGAGTCGGCCATCCGCAACCTGAGTGCCCGCCAGGCCTCGATCGCCGACATCTCGCTGGACATCGGCTTTTCCGCGCAACCGCATTTCACCCGCTTCTTCCGCGAGCACCTGGGTATCACCCCGAGCGAATACCGCAAGGTGGTGGACCTGGTCGATGCCGACACCGTGCCGCACGCCTGACCGGGCGCCGCACGTCGCCCCCCGCAAAAAAATCAGACGCTAAGGTAAATCCTCAGACAGGTCGGTAAGGGGCCGGCGCGCCCCTTTCTCTATCGTTCCTCCTGACCCGGCACCGCCGGGCACACAGCCAAGCGCCCGCCGAGGCGCGACGCACGGAGGAGGAGCATGGACCGCATCAATCCTGGGCGCGCGCATCGGCGCGCGCCAGTCGCGACTGCCATCCAGGCGCGGGAGCCTGGACGATGAAGCGCGAGATACCCGCCGCGGTGGCGGGACAAGAGGCGCCGTTCCTGGGTCGTCCGATCGAGCGCGTCGAGGACGCCGCGCTGCTGACCGGCCGCGGCCGCTATGGCGACGATCTGGGCGTCAAGCCCGGCACCCTGCATGCCGCTGTGCTGCGTTCGCCGCATGCCCACGCCCTGCTCAACCGCATCGACACCGCCGCCGCCGAGACGTTGCCCGGAGTCCGCGCCGTGTTGACCGGCGAGGATGTGCGCCGATGGTCGCGGCCCTTCGTCGTCGGCGTGAAACAGCCGATGGAGCACTGGTCGCTGGCCATAGACCGGGTGCGCTACGTGGGCGAGCCGGTGGCGGTGGTGATCGCCGAGGACCGCTACCTGGCCGAGGACGCCATCGACCTGATCCGGGTCGACTACACCCCGCAGCCGGCCGTCACCCGTATCGAGGCCGCGGTCGCCGAAGGTGCGCCGGTGCTGCATCCGGCGGTCGGTAGCAACGTGGTCAGCGACCGGCACTTCCGCTATGGCGACCCCGAATCGGCCTTTGCCGCCGCGCCGCACCAGGTGTCGCTGACGGTGGATTTCCCGCGCAACTCGTGCACGCCCATCGAAGGCGGGGTGGTGATCGCGGAATACCTGGCCGGGGACGAAGGCTACGAAGTTACCTCCAACTTCATGGGCCCGTTCTCCATGCATGCGGTCATGGCGCTGGCCCTCCAGGTGCCGGGGGCAAGGCTGCGCCACAAGGTGCCGCGTGATTCGGGCGGCAGTTTCGGCGTCAAGCAGAGCGTGTTCGCCTACGTGGTGCTCATGTGCCTGGCCTCGCGCAAGGCCGGTGCGCCGGTGAAGTGGGTCGAGGACCGGCTCGAGCACCTCACGGCGGCCACTTCCGCCACCGGCCGGCTGGCGACGGTGAGCGCGGCGGTGGAGGCGGACGGGCGGATCACGGCCCTGTCCTTCGACCAGTTCGACGATGTGGGCGGCTACCTGCGCGCACCCGAGCCGGCCACCTTCTATCGCATGCACGGCTGCCTGACCGGCGCCTATGCCATCGAGCACCTGCGGGTGCGCAACCGGGTGGTGCTGACCAACAAGACGCCCACCGGCCTGGTGCGCGGCTTCGGCGGGCCGCAAGTGTACTTCGCCCTCGAACGCCTGGTGCAGCGGATCGCGGTCGAACTCGGGCTGGACCCGCTGGCGGTCTTCCGCCGCAATTTCATCCCGCCCGGCGCCTTCCCCTATCGCGCCGCCGCCGGTGCGCTGCTCGATTCCGGCGACTATCCGGCGGCCCTCGAGCTGGCGGTGCGTGAAGGCGGCCTCGCCGAGCTGGAGCGTCGCCGCGACGAAGCACGCCAGGCCGGCCGGCTCTACGGCATCGGCTTCGCCGCCATCGTCGAGCCGTCCATCTCCAACATGGGCTACATCACCACTGCGCTGACGCCCGAGCAGCGCGCCAAGGCCGGCCCCAAGAACGGCGGCATCGCCAGCGCGACGGTCAGCATCGACCTGCTCGGCAGCGTCAGCGTGACGGTGGCCTCGGCGCCGGCCGGGCAGGGGCACATGACGGTGTGCGCCCAGGTGGTGGCCGATGTCCTCGGCCTGCGGCCGGAGCAGATCGTCGCCAACGTGGAGTTCGATTCGCAGAAGGACGCCTGGTCGGTGGCGGCCGGCAACTATTCCAGTCGCTTCGCCGGCGCGGTGGCCGGCACGGTGCATCTGGCCGCGGTCAAGATCCGCGACAAGCTCGCCCGCATCGCCGCCCACCAGTTCGGCACCACGGCGGACCGGATCGTGTTCGCCGACGGCCAGATCCATCCTCTCGGTGCGCCGGAGCAGGGCGCGCCCTTCGCCCGCACCGCCAGCAGCGCCCACTGGGCGCCGGCCCTGTTGCCCGAAGGCGAGCCGGTGGGCCTGCGCGAGACCATGTTCTGGACGCCGCCGCAGCTGAGCGCGCCGGACGCGCAGGACCGGGTGAACACCTCGGCCGCCTACGGCTTCGTCTTCGATATCTGCGCGGTGGAGATCGACCGCGATACCGGCCGGGTGCGCATCGACCGCTATGTCACCGCCCATGACGCCGGCCGCATTCTCAACCCGGCGCTGGCCGACGGCCAGATCCGCGGTGCCTTCGCCCAAGGGCTGGGCGCGGCGCTGATGGAGGAGTTCCGCTACGCCGACGACGGCGGCTTTCTCTCCGGCACCTTCGCCGACTACCTGGTGCCCACCAGCTGCGAGGTACCCGATCCGGTGATCCTGCATAGGGAGACCCCGTCGCCCTTCACGCCGCTGGGCGCCAAGGGCCTGGGAGAGGGCAACAACATGAGCACACCGGTGTGCGTGGCCAACGCGGTGGCCGATGCGCTCTCGCCGCTGGGCGACTTCGCCGAGCTGCGCCTGCCGCTCACGCCCGACCGAGTGCTGGGCCTGATCGGCTTCGACGACCCGGCCCCTTCACGGCCGCTGGCACAGGCCGCCGAGCCTGCGCCCTCGGGCGGCGGCCGGGCGCTGACGGCCTCGGGCAGCACCGACATCGGCGCGCCGCCCGAGGCGGTGTTCCGCGTGCTGCTCGACCCGGAGGCCCTAGCGCGGGTGATCCCCGGCTGCCACCAGCTCGACCGCATCGGCGACAACCGCTATCGCGCCGACGTGACCGTGGGCGTTGGCCTGGTGAAGGCCCGCTACGAAGCCGAGATCGCCCTGTCCGATCTGGACCCGCCGCATGCGCTGCGGCTCGCCGGCAGCGGCATGTCCTCACTGGGCAGCGCGCGCGGGGCGGGGCAGGTGCGCCTCGAGGCGATCCCGGAAGGCACTCGCCTGAGCTACGACTATCGCGCCGAAGTCAGCGGCAAGGTGGCCGCCGTCGGCAGCCGCATGCTCGAAGGGGCGGCGCGCGTGGTGCTCGGCCAGCTCTTCGAACAACTCGGCCGCCAGGCGACGGGGGCCGCACCGCGGCGCCTCTCCTGGTGGGCCCGCCTGCTCAAACGCCTGGGGTGGTTCCAATGAAGCCCGCCGCATTCGACTACATCCGCATCGATTCGGCCGAAGAGGCCGCCGCGCTGCTCGCCGAACTGGGCGAGGATGCCCGCATCCTGGCCGGCGGCCAGTCCCTGGTCACGGTGCTCAACATGCGCCTGGCCCAGCCCGCCTGCCTGCTCGACATCTCCCGTTGCCCGTCGCTGGACTATGCACGTCTCGAGCGCGGTGCGCTGGTGATCGGCGCCGCCGCCACCCAGGGCAGCGTCCAGTGGCGCGCGGGGCTGGCCGGCGAGGTGCCGCTGCTGGCGCAGGCCTTTCCCAACATCTCCCATTTCCAGGTGCGCAACCGCGGCACGGTGTGCGGCTCGGTGGCCCATGCGGACCCGAGCGCGGAGCTGCCCCTGTGCCTGGCGACGCTGGAAGGCGAGGTGGTGTTGCGCTCGCGTCGCGGCAGCCGCGTGGTGAAGGCGGGTGACTTCTTTCAGGGCATGTTGATGACCGCCTGCCGGTCGGACGAGCTGGTCGAGGCGGTGCGCTATCCGCTCGCCCGTGCCGGCACCGGCTATGCCTTCGAGGAGTTCTCGCTACGACATGGCGATTTCGCCATCGCCGCCTGCGCCGCAGCCGTCGATGGCGACGGCATCCGGCTCGGGGTAGGGGGCGTGGCCGACCGCCCAGTGGTCACGCGCCTGCCGCGTCTGGCCGGCGCCGCGCTGGACGACGCGCTCAACGACCTGGCGTGGTCGCTCGAGGCCCGCGACGACACCCATGCCAGCGCCGCCTATCGCCGTCATCTGGTGCGCCGCATCGGGCGCCGGGTGATCGAAGCGGCCGAACGCCAGCCGTCCATGGAACAAGGAGATCCGCAATGAACCGCCTCGATCAGCGTCAGCCTCACCTCGTGAGCCTGACCCTCAACGGCCTCCGCCGCACCGGCCGCGCCGAGCCCCGGATGCTGCTGTCCGACTTCCTGCGCCATGAACTGGGTGCCACCGGCACCCACGTGGGCTGCGAGCACGGCGTCTGCGGTGCGTGCACGGTGCGCATCGACGGCGTCGCCGCGCGCGCCTGCCTGACCCTGGCGGTGCAGGTGGATGGCCGCCGGGTGGACACCGTGGAGGGGCTGGCCGAGCCTTCCGGCACGCTCGGCGACCTGCAACAGGCCTTCCGCCGTCATCACGCCCTGCAGTGCGGTTTCTGCACCGCCGGCATCCTCATGTCCTGTGCCGATTTTCTCGAACGGGTGAGCGCGCCCACCGAGGCCCAGGTGCGCGACATGCTGTCCGGCCACCTGTGCCGGTGCACCGGCTACACCCCCATCGTCGCGGCGATTCTCGAGGTCGCGGCGCTACGTCAAAACACACAACACCCCCAACCCCGGAAAACAGAGACGGAGACTCTCGATGCTTGATCTCGGACGCACCTTTCTCCAGAGCGTGGAGCGCAATCCCGACGCCGTTGCGGTGGTCGACGGCCCCCTGCGCCTGACCTATTCGGAATGGCATGTGCGCATCCGGTCGGTCGCCGCCGGGCTGAAGGCCCAGGGACTCGGCCACGGCGACCATCTGCTGGTGGTGCTGCAGAACCGCTGGGAGATGGCAACGCTGCATTGGGCCTGCCAGTTCCTCGGCGTGGTGGTGACGCCGCTCAACTGGCGCGCCAAGCCGGAGGAGATCGATTACTGCCTGGCGGACTCGGGCGCCAGGGCCCTGGTGTTCGAGGCGACCTCGGCCGGGGCGGTGGCCGAGTCCGCCGAAGCCGACAAGGTGCTGCGCATCGGGGTCGACGCCCCGGCCGGCGCCAGGCTCAGCTTCGAGGCCCTGCTCGACGCGTGCCCGCTGGAAGATGGCCCCCAGGCCAGCGCCGACGATGTCTCCCTGATGCTCTACACCTCGGGTACCACCGGCAAGCCCAAGGGCGTGCCCCGCCGGCACCGCCAGGAGCGCGCCGCCGCGCTCGCCCATGTGGCGCAGAACCTCTACCGCAACGGCGAGCGCACCCTGGGGGTGATGCCGCTCTACCACACCATGGGCGTGCGCTCCCTGCTCGCCATGGCGCTGATCGACGGGCGCTTCGTGTGCATGCCGCGGTTCTCGGCGGGCGAGGCGATCGCGCTGATCGAGGCCGAGGCGGTCACCAACCTGTACCTGGTGCCGACGCTCTACCACGACATGCTCGGCCACCCGGATTTCAGCCCCGCCAGGGTGGCCTCGGTGCGCAAGCTGGGCTTTGCCGGCGCGCCCATGCATGACGCCCTGCTGCTGCGACTGGACGAGGCCTTCCGTCCGGAACTGTTCGTCAATCACTACGGCAGCTCCGAGGTCTACACCTTCACCATCAACCAGGATGCCCGCGCCAAGCCGGGTTGCGCCGGTCGTGCCGGCCTCAATGCCCGCATCCGGGTGGTGGGCTTCGGCAGCACCGATCCGGAGGCGCGCGTGGTGCCGGGCGAGGAGGGGCAGATCATCGCCGACCTGGCCGGCGACGAAGCCTTCGAGGCCTACTGGAACCGCCCCGACGCCAACGCCAAGTCCTTGCACAACGGCTGGTACTTCACCGGCGACACCGGCTACTTCGACGCGGACGGCGACCTGTTCGTCACCGGCCGGGTGGACGACATGATCATCAGCGGCGGCGAAAACATCTCGCCGGTGGATATCGAGTCGGTGCTGTCGCTGCATCCGGCGGTGGACGAGGTGGCGGTCGCCGGGCTCAAGGACGAGCGCTGGGGCCAACGCGTGGTGGCCTTCATCAAGCGCAAGGACAGCATCGCCGCCGAGGCGCTGGACGCGCACTGCCGCACCACCGACCTGGCCAACTTCAAGCGCCCGCGCGACTACGTGTTCGTGCGCGAGATTCCCAAATCCCCGGTGGGCAAGATCCTGCGCCGCAAGCTGGTGAGCGGCGAGTACGAGCCCGAAGGCTGAGGCCGGGCCGCGATCACGTCTGGCCCACCCCCGACCCCAAGACAGACCGAATCCATCCAAGGAGCGACACATGACAAACCTGATCCATCCCGCCGAACGCCTGCTGTCCGAGCTTGACGGCTTCAGCGTCGAGATCGACGCCGCGCGCCAGCGTGCCGACATCATCCTCAACCGCCCGCCCTTCAACATCATCTCCATGCCCCAGCGCGACCAGTTGCGGGTGGTGTTCGAAGCCCTCGACGCCGACCCGCGGGTGCGGGTGATCGTGCTGCGCGCCTTGGGCGAGCACTTCTCCAGCGGTGGCGACATCAAGGGCTTTCTCGAGGCCACGCCGGAGCATGTCTCCAAGCTGGCCTGGAACATCGCGGCACCGGCGCGCTGCTCGAAGCCGGTGATCGCGGCCAACCGGGGTTTCTGCTTCGGCGTCGGCTTCGAGATCTCCCTGGCCTGCGATTTCCGCATCGCCACCGAGACCACGCGCTATGCGCTGCCCGAGCAGAAGCTGGGCCAGATCCCCGGCTCCGGCGGCTCCGCCCGCTTGCAGAAGATGGTGGGCATCGGCCGCACCAAGGACATCGTGATGCGCTCGCGCCGCATCCTCGGCAAGCAGGCCTATGACTGGGGGGTGGCGGTCGAGTGCGTTGCCGACGACCAGCTCGAAGCGGCCACCGATGCGCTGGTGGCGGAACTCGTCGAGTTCTCCCCGCTGGCCCAGCGCACCGCCAAGAAACTGCTCAACGACACCGAGGATGCGCCCCTGTCCACCTCGATCGAGCTCGAAGGCCATTGCTACAGCCGGCTGCGTAGCTCAGAGGACTTCCGCGAGGGGGTCGAGGCCTTCCATGGCAAGCGCAAGCCGACCTTCGTGGGCAAGTGAGCATGAGCGCGCTGCAGCCGATCTGGCATCGCGACTGGAGCCCCGGGGAACTGGCGGACCTGACCCGCGACACCCTGGTGTCGCACCTGGGGATCGAGTTCGTGGAGATATTCCCCGATGCCTTGTGCGCACGCATGGCGGTGCGGGCCGAGACCGCCCAGCGCCTGGGCTTCCTGCACGGCGGCGCCTCGGTCGCGCTGGCCGAGACCACGGGCAGCCTGGCCAGCCAGATGTGCATCGATCGCGAGCAGTACGCCAGCGTCGGCCTGGAGATCAACGCCAATCATGTGCGGCCGGTGCCCAAGGGACAGTCGGTGCAAGCCACCGCCCGTCCGGTGCACCTGGGGCGCCAGAGTCACATCTGGGAAATCCGCATCGAAACCGCTGAAGGAAAGCTGGCCTGCATCGCCCGCCTGACCACCGCGATCCAGCCCCGAGCCGGGCTGGCCGCGCGGGGCCGGACCGGGCATTCGACAACCCAAGACCTATAACGCGACAGCATCAGTCCACCCACAGGAGGAAGCCATCATGGCTGAAAGAGACAACAGTGGCATCATCGAGCGCGCACCCGGTTTCCGCGAGGGGCTGCGGGATCTTCCCGGCGCGCTCAACCTCAGTTCCATCAGCGCCGGCACGGTCGCCGCCATCTTCGGGTGTTCCGGCCCGGCGCTGATCGTCATCGGCGCCGCCGCCGCGGGCAAGCTCTCCAGCGGCCAGACGGTCGCCTGGCTGCTGGCCATCTACGGCCTCGGCGGGCTCATCAGCCTGATCATGGCGTTGCGCTACAAGATGCCGATCAACGGCGCCTATTCCATTCCGGGCGCCGCGATCATGACGGCTGCCTTTGCCTCCTTCAGTTTTCCGGAGGTGGTCGGGGCCTTCATCATGTCCGGCGCGATCGTCCTGCTGCTCGGGCTCACCGGCGTGATCGGCCGGGTCATGCGATGGTTGCCCATGCCGATCGTGATGGCGATGATCGCCGGGGCGATGATCCGTTTCGGTGTCGGAGCGGTCAATTCGGTGTCCGCCGCGCCCCTCATCGCGGGCAGTGCCGCCATCGCCTTCTTCGTGACCATGCGCTTCACCAAGCGCTTCCCGCCGGTGCTGGCGGCGCTGCTGGTCGGGCTTGTCGCGGCCATCGCGACCGGTTCGATCCAGACGGCGACCGTCAATATCGACTTCGTCGCCCCGGAGTTCACCACGCCGGTGTTCACCCTCGCCGCCTTCTTCGGGGTGGCGGTGCCGCTGGCCGCGCTGGTCATCGGCGCCGAGAACGCCCAGGCCATCGGCGTGCTCATGGCCGAGGGCTACAAGCCGCCCGCCAACGCCATGACGGTCATCAGCGGTATCGGCGGCATCGTGGCCGGTTTCATGGGCGGGCATAACGCCAACATCGCCGGCCCGATGACGGCCATCTGCTCCTCGGAGCAGGCGGGCGAGGATCGGAGCAAGCGCTATGGCGCCTCGGTGGTCAATGGCGTGCTGTTCGGCGCCTTCGGCCTGCTGGCCGGGGTGGCGGTGCCCTTCGTGCTGGCCCTGCCCAAGCCGCTGATCGCGGTGGTGGCCGGGCTGGCGATGATCGGGGTGTTGCTCAGTGCGCTCCAGCACGGTTTCTCGCGCCACCAGGGCAGCCAGACCGGTGCCTTCGTGGCCCTGGTGGTGGCGATGAGTTCCATCAAGCTGTTCGGCATCAGTGCGCCGTTCTGGGCGCTGGTGGCCGGTGTCGTCGTGTCGATTCTGGCCGACCGGGTCCAGGCGCCGGCCATGGTCGCGCAGGGCGAGGTCGAGGCCGAAGCGGCGCGCTGAGCGCGGGCCGTATCTTGAGGTGAGGGCCCCGCGCCTTGGCCGGGGCCCGTGTGACCGGGGGAAGGATCATGACGGAACAGGATGCCGTGCTGGCGCAATGGCTGCGGCTGGCGGAAACCGGCGGGCAGGGAGTGCTGGCGACGGTGGTGAAGGTGGAAGGCTCGTCCTATCGCCGCCCCGGTGCACGCATGCTGATCGATGCCGACGGCGGCTACGTCGGCACCCTCAGCGGCGGTTGCCTCGAAGGGCATCTGGTCAAGCGTGCCTGGTGGCTGACCGAGCGGGAGCCGGCGGTGGTGTGTCGTTACGACACGGCCGCCGACGAGGATGCGCAGTGGTCCTTCGGGCTCGGTTGCGATGGCGCCATTCATGTGCTGCTCGAACGCCTGGACGGTTGTGCAAGCAATCCTCTGCTGGCGGCAATCGGGTCGGCACAGCGACAGATGCGCGCAACGGGAGCGGCCGTGGTGATTGCGCAGCAGGGGACAGCGGTGAAGGTCGGTGCGCGGCGGGTCCATCTGTCGGAAGGGCCGCACGACGGCGGCTTCGGGGACCATGCGCTGATGGCGCGTGTGGATGCCGACCTGGCCGACGTCATCGAGTGCGGGCGCTCCGCACACCGGCGCTATGCCCTGGCGCGAGGGGGGGCGGTCGAGGTTTTCCTGGAATGCTTCGCACCGCCACCGCGTCTCGTGGTCTTTGGCGCGGGCCACGACGCCGTGCCCCTGGTGCGATTGGCCAAGTGCTTGGGGTGGCATGTCACCGTGGCGGACGGGCGGCCGCACTTTGCCCGCCCCGATCGCTTTCCCGAGGCGGATCGCGTGTGCGCCACGACGGCAGGCGACCCGCTGGCGGGCTGCGAGGTGAGTTCGCAGTGTGCGGTCGTGGTCATGACGCACAGCGTCGACCAGGACCGGGCGCTGTTGCGCCGTCTGCTGCCCTTGGGGCTGCCGTATCTGGGCCAGCTCGGGCCGCGCACACGCACCGATCGCCTGATCGACGAACTTGCCTCGGCCGGTGCGATCGATCCGCAGCTTGGCCGCACGACGCTGCACTATCCTGTCGGGCTCGACATCGGTGCCGACAACGCCGAGGAGATCGCGCTCGCGGTCATCGCGGAAATCACCGCCGTTCGCGCCGGACGCTCGGGCGGGATGCTGCGCCGGCGTGAAGGGCCGCTGCACCTCCGCGATCCGCAGATGGCGACGGTCACGCTCTGCCCGGCCAGCGGTCAGATCGCAGCCTGACGCTTCCTGAATGTAGGCCGGTGTCCGACCTCGCGCTCAGCAAGATGCGCGTGCTGATGGCGACGGTGCCACCATCGAACGCAGCCGCGCAACGGCCGCGCGCGCCTCCGCTTCAATGCGATTGACGATGTCGGCCAGCGGCTCGATGCGGTCGGCAAAGGCCACCGACTGGCCCACCGACAGCACGCCGAGGTCGGCGTTGCCGGTCTCATAGGCGCGGCGGCCGATACGGCCGGCGATGTGCGGCATCAGCGCGTCGAGGTCGCCGCCGACTTCGCGCTCGATCTGCTGCACGGTGT comes from Denitromonas sp. and encodes:
- a CDS encoding xanthine dehydrogenase family protein molybdopterin-binding subunit — protein: MKREIPAAVAGQEAPFLGRPIERVEDAALLTGRGRYGDDLGVKPGTLHAAVLRSPHAHALLNRIDTAAAETLPGVRAVLTGEDVRRWSRPFVVGVKQPMEHWSLAIDRVRYVGEPVAVVIAEDRYLAEDAIDLIRVDYTPQPAVTRIEAAVAEGAPVLHPAVGSNVVSDRHFRYGDPESAFAAAPHQVSLTVDFPRNSCTPIEGGVVIAEYLAGDEGYEVTSNFMGPFSMHAVMALALQVPGARLRHKVPRDSGGSFGVKQSVFAYVVLMCLASRKAGAPVKWVEDRLEHLTAATSATGRLATVSAAVEADGRITALSFDQFDDVGGYLRAPEPATFYRMHGCLTGAYAIEHLRVRNRVVLTNKTPTGLVRGFGGPQVYFALERLVQRIAVELGLDPLAVFRRNFIPPGAFPYRAAAGALLDSGDYPAALELAVREGGLAELERRRDEARQAGRLYGIGFAAIVEPSISNMGYITTALTPEQRAKAGPKNGGIASATVSIDLLGSVSVTVASAPAGQGHMTVCAQVVADVLGLRPEQIVANVEFDSQKDAWSVAAGNYSSRFAGAVAGTVHLAAVKIRDKLARIAAHQFGTTADRIVFADGQIHPLGAPEQGAPFARTASSAHWAPALLPEGEPVGLRETMFWTPPQLSAPDAQDRVNTSAAYGFVFDICAVEIDRDTGRVRIDRYVTAHDAGRILNPALADGQIRGAFAQGLGAALMEEFRYADDGGFLSGTFADYLVPTSCEVPDPVILHRETPSPFTPLGAKGLGEGNNMSTPVCVANAVADALSPLGDFAELRLPLTPDRVLGLIGFDDPAPSRPLAQAAEPAPSGGGRALTASGSTDIGAPPEAVFRVLLDPEALARVIPGCHQLDRIGDNRYRADVTVGVGLVKARYEAEIALSDLDPPHALRLAGSGMSSLGSARGAGQVRLEAIPEGTRLSYDYRAEVSGKVAAVGSRMLEGAARVVLGQLFEQLGRQATGAAPRRLSWWARLLKRLGWFQ
- a CDS encoding (2Fe-2S)-binding protein, giving the protein MNRLDQRQPHLVSLTLNGLRRTGRAEPRMLLSDFLRHELGATGTHVGCEHGVCGACTVRIDGVAARACLTLAVQVDGRRVDTVEGLAEPSGTLGDLQQAFRRHHALQCGFCTAGILMSCADFLERVSAPTEAQVRDMLSGHLCRCTGYTPIVAAILEVAALRQNTQHPQPRKTETETLDA
- a CDS encoding enoyl-CoA hydratase/isomerase family protein, which produces MTNLIHPAERLLSELDGFSVEIDAARQRADIILNRPPFNIISMPQRDQLRVVFEALDADPRVRVIVLRALGEHFSSGGDIKGFLEATPEHVSKLAWNIAAPARCSKPVIAANRGFCFGVGFEISLACDFRIATETTRYALPEQKLGQIPGSGGSARLQKMVGIGRTKDIVMRSRRILGKQAYDWGVAVECVADDQLEAATDALVAELVEFSPLAQRTAKKLLNDTEDAPLSTSIELEGHCYSRLRSSEDFREGVEAFHGKRKPTFVGK
- a CDS encoding FAD binding domain-containing protein is translated as MKPAAFDYIRIDSAEEAAALLAELGEDARILAGGQSLVTVLNMRLAQPACLLDISRCPSLDYARLERGALVIGAAATQGSVQWRAGLAGEVPLLAQAFPNISHFQVRNRGTVCGSVAHADPSAELPLCLATLEGEVVLRSRRGSRVVKAGDFFQGMLMTACRSDELVEAVRYPLARAGTGYAFEEFSLRHGDFAIAACAAAVDGDGIRLGVGGVADRPVVTRLPRLAGAALDDALNDLAWSLEARDDTHASAAYRRHLVRRIGRRVIEAAERQPSMEQGDPQ
- the dinB gene encoding DNA polymerase IV — its product is MTRKIIHCDCDCFYAAIEMRDDPTLVGRPVAVGGRAETRGVIATCNYEARAFGVRSAMPTGRALRLCPELVVLPPDFERYRAASRQILAIYRDYTDKVEPLSLDEAYLDVTGVDRCRGSATLMAEEIRARIFAEVGITASAGIAPNKFLAKIASDWRKPNGQFVIRPEEVDAFVVDLPVKKLFGVGQVTAARMERLGVNTCGQLREWSLADLIAKFGSFGRSLHRLCRGIDERAVSPDRPRKSLSVETTYVTDLPDLAACVSAVEALLEDFHRRFGRLTPAPPVHKAFVKIRFNDFTRTTAECLATSPAAVDWPALLATAHARRDRPVRLLGVGVRFVEEDTESARGAQAGLFD
- a CDS encoding AMP-binding protein, translated to MLDLGRTFLQSVERNPDAVAVVDGPLRLTYSEWHVRIRSVAAGLKAQGLGHGDHLLVVLQNRWEMATLHWACQFLGVVVTPLNWRAKPEEIDYCLADSGARALVFEATSAGAVAESAEADKVLRIGVDAPAGARLSFEALLDACPLEDGPQASADDVSLMLYTSGTTGKPKGVPRRHRQERAAALAHVAQNLYRNGERTLGVMPLYHTMGVRSLLAMALIDGRFVCMPRFSAGEAIALIEAEAVTNLYLVPTLYHDMLGHPDFSPARVASVRKLGFAGAPMHDALLLRLDEAFRPELFVNHYGSSEVYTFTINQDARAKPGCAGRAGLNARIRVVGFGSTDPEARVVPGEEGQIIADLAGDEAFEAYWNRPDANAKSLHNGWYFTGDTGYFDADGDLFVTGRVDDMIISGGENISPVDIESVLSLHPAVDEVAVAGLKDERWGQRVVAFIKRKDSIAAEALDAHCRTTDLANFKRPRDYVFVREIPKSPVGKILRRKLVSGEYEPEG
- a CDS encoding AraC family transcriptional regulator yields the protein MSRAIKIFQGRFGRVALLDMDKPLVPHAHHHCHALIKVSGPDTYFTVRGERQPLTEDTVVLVNAWESHAYACHSPEVGHTVLLALYIEPGWLAEIQRQLTVSAHPHFFPRPCVAISPAARRMTDALAGEMLVADSIAPQRLESQLFDLMITVIDRNSEWRNFTELARSTQRQTTDPRIRRAMAMMRDNVGQGLDMNQVAGECGLSRAHFFTLFRRSTNLTPTVYANVLRMESAIRNLSARQASIADISLDIGFSAQPHFTRFFREHLGITPSEYRKVVDLVDADTVPHA